DNA sequence from the Pseudoduganella plicata genome:
CGGATGTATGTTATGTCCGTCACCCAGATGCAATTCGGTTCTGCTACATCAAATTGGCGCTGCAAGTGATTTGGTGCCACCAGCGATGGTGCGCCGCCGCGTTTGTACTTGCGCTTGGCATAGCCTGTCTGCGAGCCAATCCCAGCGGAGCGCATCAGCCGATGGACGCGGTTAATGCCGCACTGCTCGCCAAGCTCGCGCAGATCGTCGCTGACCTTGCGGTAGCCGTACACGCTGCCGCTTTCAAGCCACGATTCCTTGATAGGGATGAGCAGACGCTTGTCTTCCTTGGCACGCTTACTTTCAGGATTCAGACGCCATGCATAAAAGCCACTCGGATGCACTTCGAGCACTTTGCACAGCCGGCGCACCGGGAATTGGTCCTGTAACTGAGCAATTAAGGTGTACCTTACCCGGACGTCTTGGCAAAGTACACCGCGGCCTTTTTCAATATGTCACGCTCCTCCGTGACACGCTTTAGCTCGGCCTTCAGGCGCCGCATCTCGTCGGACTGGGCATCGACAGCCTTGCGCTCTGCCTCGGGTACGCCATAGCGTTTCGTCCAAGCGTACAGGCTGTGGATGCTTATCCAGAGCCGTGCCGCTACCTCGCTTGCTGGATGACCGCCCTGCGCCACCTGCTTGACCGCTGCAATCTTGAATTCCTCTGTATACCGCTTGCCGCTCATACGTTCTCCTTGTGCCTGACATTATGGCTCAAGGAGTGTCTACAATAGTCGTGGCGATTCACATTGCTATAACGATTGTTGCTGTTTCGCTATACTGGTATGCGCTGGATCGAAAACTTTCTTCCGAATCAGCAGACTGGAGTGCGTTCGGGTCATACGTAGGCGGAGTCTTGGGTCCTGCGGTGTCTTTCGTCGCGTTAATTGCAGTGCTGCGCACGATTAGCCTCCAGCGCGACGCGGTAAATACCCAGCGGACACAATTCCAGCAGCTCGAAAAAATACAGCAAAACACGTTACTCTCGCAGCTCGATCAGCTGACACTAGCTAAACAGTCTGAGCAAGCAGACGTTCTGGCGTACAAAACTGCTGTGCTAAAAGTGGCGGAGCACCAGATTGGCTACTATATGGATGCGGGCCAGAAATTGGAGGGAAGGCTGGATATGCTGCAACAAGCGGCTACGCAGTCGACCGACGCAAATTCATGGATCGAAGCATTGAAAAAGGTTGCCGGGGATCGAGATATTGCTCAGTCGAGATTGAATGGCTTGCAAGCGTTCGTTTTGAAGTTCATGCTCAAGAAGCACACGACGATGAGATACAAATCGACGTCGAAAACAAGCTAGCAGCAGCTTTCAAACAATAGCCAGATTTCCGAAATGAAAAAACCCAGCACTGTATATTAGACAAGTGTCTAATATACAGTGCTGGGTTTATGTACAGCTTTCGCCGTAAGTCATTGAATCTATTGGTCGGGGCGAGAGGATTCGAACCTCCGACCCCATGCACCCCATGCATGTACGCTACCAGGCTGCGCTACGCCCCGACGAGTTGCGGATTATAGCAGAGGGGTTTGAGTTTTTGCTATGGTCTTTTGCGCAACGGCAGTTCGCCTGTGGAGCGTCGCGGCGTAGAATCCGGTCATGACACTTTCCTCCAACCTGCTCGATCGGGCTGCGGACCTGATCTGCCAGGCCGACGGCCTGATCGTCGCCGCCGGCGCCGGCATGGGCGTCGATTCGGGGTTGCCCGACTTTCGCGGCGATGCCGGCTTCTGGCGCGCCTACCCGGCGTTGGGACGGGCGCGGCTGGCGTTTACCGAAGTCGCCTCGCCCGCCACCTTCCGTACCGATCCCGCGCTGGCGTGGGGCTTTTACGGTCACCGGCTGGCGCTGTACCGCGCCACGCTCCCCCACGCGGGATTCGACCTGTTGCGGGACTGGGGCGCGGCGCGGCCGCACGGCGCCCTGGTCTTTACCAGCAATGTCGACGGCCAGTTCGGGCGTGCCGGATTCGATCCCGCCCGGATCTACGAATGCCACGGGTCGATTCATCACCTGCAATGCCTGCGCCCCTGCTGCGACGGGATCTGGCCAGCCGATGCGTTCGTGCCGGACGTCGATGCCGATGCATGCCGGCTGCGCAACGAGCCGCCGACCTGCCCGCACTGCGGTGGCCTGGCGCGGCCGAATATCCTGATGTTCGGCGACTGGGACTGGGTGGAAGAACGCAGTGCGCGCCAGGGGGAGCGGTTGCAGGCCTGGCTGG
Encoded proteins:
- a CDS encoding SIR2 family NAD-dependent protein deacylase; the encoded protein is MTLSSNLLDRAADLICQADGLIVAAGAGMGVDSGLPDFRGDAGFWRAYPALGRARLAFTEVASPATFRTDPALAWGFYGHRLALYRATLPHAGFDLLRDWGAARPHGALVFTSNVDGQFGRAGFDPARIYECHGSIHHLQCLRPCCDGIWPADAFVPDVDADACRLRNEPPTCPHCGGLARPNILMFGDWDWVEERSARQGERLQAWLERVRRPVVIELGAGTAVPSVRHFSQQVVAGGGRLVRINPREWEVPTSRDVGLATGALEGLRAIAARLGA
- a CDS encoding IS3 family transposase (programmed frameshift), which produces MSGKRYTEEFKIAAVKQVAQGGHPASEVAARLWISIHSLYAWTKRYGVPEAERKAVDAQSDEMRRLKAELKRVTEERDILKKGRGVLCQDVRVRYTLIAQLQDQFPVRRLCKVLEVHPSGFYAWRLNPESKRAKEDKRLLIPIKESWLESGSVYGYRKVSDDLRELGEQCGINRVHRLMRSAGIGSQTGYAKRKYKRGGAPSLVAPNHLQRQFDVAEPNCIWVTDITYIRTHEGWLYLAVVLDLFSRQVVGWSMSSRIDRELAMNALLMAVWRRQPKNSVMVHSDQGSQFSSYDWRDFLTEHNLQQSMSRRGNCHDNAVAESFFQLLKRERIRRKTYGTREEAKQDVFDYIEMFYNPKRRHSFSNDLSPVEYEK